Within Anopheles ziemanni chromosome 2, idAnoZiCoDA_A2_x.2, whole genome shotgun sequence, the genomic segment tttactttttatgcACGTAATAATATGTAGTGTTTTTTACAATCGGCAGCAGGAGGATAAAGTTGAGGTTAAGcccaaaacaagaaaagctCCTTTTTGATAGACTTTTGGTGGAGGGATAACCTCGAAATAAAAGCCGGGTGCCGAAGCATTCGAACGATTACTCGAACGGAACGACGAACGGTACAAATTTGTTAAGGTGCCTTAGCGTGTGTTTGTCGtatgggagaaaaaaaaaacaacatgacgAAACCTCAAACCTCCACAAAACTCGGGAAACACCAGATGATAGCACCAGAGAGCAGTAAAGAGCAAGCATTATTAATCCAATCCGTGACGAGGATTTTTCACGGAAGAGGTAGTTTTTCCTCTTGGTCACCTTTAGTAGAAACGATTACGATATACATATTTCCTTGCCACAATTTATTAACCGACGACCATGTGTTACGGAAGAAAAAGCGTGTATTATAAAGCCATATTTGGTTGGAATTCGTAGTTCTTttcctgttttgtttcgtgcaTATCAGCAATCAGCGTAAGAGTATTGAAACAGTCTGTAGTATTACGAACGAAACACGAGGCCCGTGGATTCGTTGAAAAGATTTAGAAGTACACGATGTGGATTGAGGAATGTATCTTTCCCTGATAACAAGTCTAATCGTGCAAACGTAGATGGAATGGTAAAGCAATGAAATATTCTTAGGTCCATCTTTcaataaagaaaattttcatcaCAAAACCGAGTTCAAACGgggtgtttcttttgtttcaagaCAAGCCTCATCATGTTtagaacaaaaaataagtaGAATTAAAACCAGTTGGTaccatgaaaaagaaaaataaaaaaccaatcTTTCTTAGGTAAACCAAAGTTCTTCGTTATCATCATCCAATGACACAATCGCCAGCAGCACGTAGGCTATTGGTCTGCAGTATGTCGCATAAACAAACGTTTTTCCCCGAGTGGAAGGGAGGTAAAGATAATCGTTCATGCGACGAACTATTTTGATGCATGAAAACCTGCCTTTAATGGCCAATAGGATAAACATAAAAGTGCATCTCCGCTCTACGTGCGATAAAACACGCGACGAAACCTGTTTGCTCAGCGCAAACGGACGTGGATGATTACAGCACGGGTTGGACCGGCGGGACAGTTCAGCCATAAACGACGTCAAGTGGTGGGGTTACATTGTGTTTTTCCGGGCTAACGAGCGGATCTTTCATTAAAGAAAGTAGATAACAgtgcgcgtttttttttcgtaaaactGACATTGTAGTaaaacgttgtttttttctaaaataaatttatttctcaTTTACGCTTAAGCACTACCACGTTTGTTTGATTACATCTACATCTTCGGGCTGGACCGGGTGTACCAGCCGGgtttaatttacaaatttgCCACGCGACCGATAAGCGACACCACAGTAGGCTAAAATATCTACACGCGAGAAAGCAgctttttgtgttgttgtacCGTGTTTCGCTTGCGTTTGTTCTTGGCACTAGGGAACCCCACGGCACCCTACGATTGGTAGTTCGAATTCGGCGAAGCTTTCAATACACTTACCCACCTAACTAAGTAGCTacgaaaaaacaggaaaataaacaccacTTTTCCTCCGGTGGTGTTGAAACCCACGgcgtaaaataaatacatctACATCTCTGCATGGGCCTTGGGGGTTGATATGCAGCATTTTGATTAGAGCGAAATGATTGGAACCGAAACAGGTGAAACTCTGTGCGCTAGCTGTTACTGTCGATTATGACCTTGGCGTCCTACTATTCGATGTGCACCGTCACCTCACCGTTGGCGGACGCCAAACCGTCCTCCAGGAGGCTCCAGTTGCGCTGTAGCTCTTGTAACCTTCGGTAGGCACGCATCGATATGTTCAGGCTCGGTACGACCTCCTGCAGGCCGGGTTCGCCCAGAAAGCTTAGCCCGCACAGTCCGAAGTACGTGTGGAATGGGTCGGTGTAGGCGTGCGGCCACTTGGAGAACCCGCCGATGGTGGCATCCTGCGTCGAGAGAACGTAGTCTCGGTTGTCGCGGTAGTTGGTCAATTCGAAAGCGTTTAGAATTTTGAGCGTTGCCGCAATCCAGAAGGAGTAGCACGTGTCGACCGGTTTGTTTGGACGGCCCTGGAAACCATCCTGCTGCCGGAACACGAGCCACCGGATGATCTTTTCCCGCGTCTCGGGCGTTAGTAGGTGCAGTTGGCCGCTCAACTGTAGTGCCGCGATGGCACAGAACGTTGTACCACCGTGCGATTCCATTTCGTAGTGCTGGCTGATGCCGTAGTCGTACCGCTGAAACAAGGAAACAAACCGACGCGTAACGTTATAACACAAACATTGCGTAAGGAGATCTCATTCTTACAATGCTCTTGAGGATATAGTCGGCCATCTTTTTCCGATCCACCCGGCCCCAATCGTTCATCATGGCGCATATGGCAGCCGCACAGTACACGAACCGCATATCGTGCTCGCTTCCTTCGATCGTCGCACTGAAGCTACCGTCGTCCCGTTGTACCGCCGCAACGCCTTCTACGATCGCTTTACGATTCAATCGCGAAAGATCGTCGCCCAGAGCAACGAGAATTGCGATGCCGGTATATGTGATCGCCAAGTGGCCCCATCGGAACAGCCTCAATCCGCAGGTCTCCGGTGTGCCAACCACGTCGAACGTACTCGAACCCTGAATTCCCCCATAGGCCCGCTCGCCCGGTTTCGGCACTACCTGCAGTTTGTAGATCCAATTGATAATGTCCTGCTGGAAGGTGTCCGGCAGCAAATCGAGCGAGTTCAACACATCCAGTCCGCTGACGGCGAAAAAGGCGATCGTTACTCTGGAAGTATAAGAAAACGGACAATTGTAAAACAGGTTTAGACGGTAAAACTTTGGTGCGACCTTACCTCGTCGAGTCGTGAGAAGCTAACCGCTCGGGAAGGATATTTAGGAACCGTTTGAAGTATTTGGCGTGCTTTTGAAACTCGACATCGTCCCCTTCCACGTTGCTATCCATTTCGAGGCTTAGCAGTCCACCCAGCTTCTAGCTGTGTAATACCGTAAGGTGAAGTTGTCTTTTTGCTCCCGGGCACGGATAGTTAACGAATGCACACGACGCAGGAAAAGCTCGACGATGCGATTGCGAAACACGCGTCACGAAGGGCAGTTAAATATCTTCACAGAGACAGGACACCACTTTGGTCCCGAGCTAGTTTCAAGGTTGGACACAATGTTGAGGGCAGTAGGCAAACGAGGAGTGAAAAGGGATCAGCACCGCTTCGAATGGTACATTGTGCGACGTGCCAATGCTCAACCTGCTCTCCCTGGTCAGACCGGAAAGTATAGTCCGAAGACGTAGAcggatcaaattaaaataacgatACTGTTCACAGCGTTCTGGTACTGAATCACTCCATTTCGcttacttt encodes:
- the LOC131287988 gene encoding geranylgeranyl transferase type-1 subunit beta, with amino-acid sequence MDSNVEGDDVEFQKHAKYFKRFLNILPERLASHDSTRVTIAFFAVSGLDVLNSLDLLPDTFQQDIINWIYKLQVVPKPGERAYGGIQGSSTFDVVGTPETCGLRLFRWGHLAITYTGIAILVALGDDLSRLNRKAIVEGVAAVQRDDGSFSATIEGSEHDMRFVYCAAAICAMMNDWGRVDRKKMADYILKSIRYDYGISQHYEMESHGGTTFCAIAALQLSGQLHLLTPETREKIIRWLVFRQQDGFQGRPNKPVDTCYSFWIAATLKILNAFELTNYRDNRDYVLSTQDATIGGFSKWPHAYTDPFHTYFGLCGLSFLGEPGLQEVVPSLNISMRAYRRLQELQRNWSLLEDGLASANGEVTVHIE